TTCCAGAACGTCCTCGGTACCTTCACCGGCACCGTCTCCCCTCAAACCCAGGTGCTAACGCTGCATCCGAAGGGCAACCCCCAGGGCCCGACCTACACCATCCAGAAGCCCAAAACCTGGGAGATTTTCGCCGCCGCCGGCAACATGGCCACCGGCAACGCCATCGAGAAGGCGATCCAGGCCCAGATCGTCGCCGGCTTCACCCGCCACGTCGCGGCCCAGAATCCTGCGATCAACGTCCCCCCTTTCACCCAGACCTCCTCCTTCTACGCCCAATCCCCCGCCAACTTCTACTCCCAGTTCTGGCACCAATACGGCCTCGACGGCCTCGCCTACGGCTTCGACTACGACGACGTTTACGGCCAGAACCCCACCGTCACCGGCTCCTCCTCCCACTCCCCCCAGGTCACCGTCACGCTTGGGTGGGATTGACCGCTCCTCAGCCGCCGGGTGCCATGCCTACACCCTCGTGGAGGCATTGATCTTCCACCACCGTTGAATCAGGCACACTCCGAACGTTCAGGCGTTAACCTCCAGATCCTCGACGCAGCCAGGAAAGTTCGGGCACATCGGCGGCAAAGTTCGCATCCGCCTTCCCGATCACCTCGCGTCTTCTCGTCGTCGTCATTGCCTCAGTCCCGCCTCCTTGAGAACGCTGTTCCGTGCTCCCGATGAAAGCTCATCGCCTCGCTTACCGGAAACCGTGACTCGGCCCGGCTTGGTCAGTTGCTTGTGTTCCCGATGCGCCCCGCGCCGGCATCCCGATCAGATAGGGAATCGGCACCGGCGATCCGGCGGGGCGCTCAAACCCGACCTCCCACTCGTACCCGTCGCCGCCGACCGCTCGCCCCATCGCCAGCATCTCCTCCGGGGTGTAAATCCGCAGGGTCGAGACCACCCCATCGAAGAGGATTGCGACCGGAATCACCGGCAAGAGGTACGTCCAGAACAGGCGGGACCAGCGGAACGGCCGGATCGACGGCGTCAGCGCCCAGACCGCCAGAGGGACCAGCGCCTGCACAGCCAGCGTCCCCCACGACCGCGACAACGCCTCCGCGATGGCAATCCCCTGCCGGTCTCGCACTGCCGCCGCCAGGATGGCCCGAGCCTCGGCCGGACGAAAGTGATGCAATGCCGTGAAGACGGTGCGGAAACCGGCCAATCGCGGCGGCACTCCAGTCGCGCTGATCGACTCCCCCTCGAACCGAACCCCTGGCGTCGTTGCCGCCAACCGGTTGAAGGCGTCAACATTCGGATACTTATCCG
The window above is part of the Tautonia marina genome. Proteins encoded here:
- a CDS encoding class I SAM-dependent methyltransferase, whose translation is MKRRHLVELEDLPWWPRVFRDAATDYLVAAIRRARVYDGLAPRLADAIKRSGAEQVVDLCSGGGGPWPDLLPALRAAGVDVPVCLTDKYPNVDAFNRLAATTPGVRFEGESISATGVPPRLAGFRTVFTALHHFRPAEARAILAAAVRDRQGIAIAEALSRSWGTLAVQALVPLAVWALTPSIRPFRWSRLFWTYLLPVIPVAILFDGVVSTLRIYTPEEMLAMGRAVGGDGYEWEVGFERPAGSPVPIPYLIGMPARGASGTQATDQAGPSHGFR